The proteins below come from a single Zea mays cultivar B73 chromosome 8, Zm-B73-REFERENCE-NAM-5.0, whole genome shotgun sequence genomic window:
- the LOC103635949 gene encoding thylakoid membrane protein TERC, chloroplastic isoform X2 → MASAVGASTATRFLPRLPDPWRPRRARAALPPLTWRPPAVTVAAASPRPGEAEGRRRERTRRRRARGPGQEEGVSLSSEKETLNSTPRAQTNKDAEPEPVSSTTGKGSAIRRVTLVLAAVLFGVSIALRDGAEKASEYFAGYLLEQSLSVDNLFVFVLVFKYFKVPKEYQNRILSYGIAGAVVFRAVMIILGTASIQKFEAVNLLLAVILLFTSYKLFAEEEQESDLSDNFIVKTCQKFIPVTEYYDDDRFFTNQDGLWKATPLLLTLAVIELSDIAFAIDSIPAVFGVTRDPLIILSSNIFAISGLRPLYVLISESMSELEYLQPAIGIVLGFIGTKMIFDFFGYHIPTEASLAVVTTCLSGGVILSLRKASKVEGDK, encoded by the exons ATGGCTTCCGCGGTGGGCGCTTCGACCGCCACGCGGTTCCTCCCGCGGCTCCCGGACCCGTGGCGGCCGCGTCGTGCGCGCGCGGCGCTCCCGCCGCTCACGTGGCGGCCTCCCGCGGTCACGGTGGCCGCGGCGTCGCCCCGACCTGGGGAAGCGGAAGGTAGGCGGCGGGAGAGGACGCGGAGGCGGCGCGCCAGGGGGCCGGGGCAAGAGGAAGGCGTCTCGCTAAGCTCTG AAAAGGAGACGCTAAATTCTACTCCACGTGCTCAAACCAACAAGGATGCAGAGCCCGAACCGGTGTCCAGCACGACTGGGAAAGGTTCTGCCATTAGAAGGGTGACACTG GTTCTCGCTGCAGTGCTTTTTGGAGTTAGCATTGCCTTGAGGGACGGGGCTGAGAAGGCATCGGAGTATTTTGCTGG GTATTTATTGGAACAGAGTTTGTCGGTGGACAATCTCTTTGTTTTTGTTCTGGTCTTCAAGTATTTCAAAGTGCCAAAAGAATACCAG AATCGAATACTTTCTTATGGTATTGCTGGAGCTGTGGTCTTTCGGGCTGTGATGATCATCTTAGGAACAGCTAGCATCCAG AAATTTGAGGCGGTGAACTTGCTGTTGGCTGTGATCCTGTTATTCACTTCTTACAAG CTATTTGCTGAAGAAGAACAAGAATCTGATCTATCCGATAACTTCATTGTGAAAACATGCCAAAAGTTCATTCCAGTCACTG AATATTATGACGACGATCGGTTTTTCACAAATCAAGACGGTTTATGGAAA GCTACACCATTGCTCTTGACTTTGGCAGTGATTGAGCTAAGTGATATTGCTTTTGCT ATTGACTCAATACCAGCAGTTTTCGGCGTCACAAGGGATCCACTTATAATACTATCATCAAATATTTTTGCTATTTCTG GTTTGCGGCCACTCTATGTGCTCATTTCTGAAAGCATGAGTGAATTGGAGTATCTACAG CCTGCCATTGGTATTGTGTTGGGCTTCATAGGGACAAAGATGATCTTTGACTTCTTTG GTTATCATATACCAACAGAAGCTTCGCTTGCTGTAGTAACTACCTGTCTTAGTGGAGGCGTCATATTAAGTCTTAGGAAAGCATCAAAAGTTGAGGGGGACAAGTAG
- the LOC103635949 gene encoding thylakoid membrane protein TERC, chloroplastic isoform X1, with amino-acid sequence MASAVGASTATRFLPRLPDPWRPRRARAALPPLTWRPPAVTVAAASPRPGEAEGRRRERTRRRRARGPGQEEGVSLSSEKETLNSTPRAQTNKDAEPEPVSSTTGKGSAIRRVTLVVLAAVLFGVSIALRDGAEKASEYFAGYLLEQSLSVDNLFVFVLVFKYFKVPKEYQNRILSYGIAGAVVFRAVMIILGTASIQKFEAVNLLLAVILLFTSYKLFAEEEQESDLSDNFIVKTCQKFIPVTEYYDDDRFFTNQDGLWKATPLLLTLAVIELSDIAFAIDSIPAVFGVTRDPLIILSSNIFAISGLRPLYVLISESMSELEYLQPAIGIVLGFIGTKMIFDFFGYHIPTEASLAVVTTCLSGGVILSLRKASKVEGDK; translated from the exons ATGGCTTCCGCGGTGGGCGCTTCGACCGCCACGCGGTTCCTCCCGCGGCTCCCGGACCCGTGGCGGCCGCGTCGTGCGCGCGCGGCGCTCCCGCCGCTCACGTGGCGGCCTCCCGCGGTCACGGTGGCCGCGGCGTCGCCCCGACCTGGGGAAGCGGAAGGTAGGCGGCGGGAGAGGACGCGGAGGCGGCGCGCCAGGGGGCCGGGGCAAGAGGAAGGCGTCTCGCTAAGCTCTG AAAAGGAGACGCTAAATTCTACTCCACGTGCTCAAACCAACAAGGATGCAGAGCCCGAACCGGTGTCCAGCACGACTGGGAAAGGTTCTGCCATTAGAAGGGTGACACTGGTG GTTCTCGCTGCAGTGCTTTTTGGAGTTAGCATTGCCTTGAGGGACGGGGCTGAGAAGGCATCGGAGTATTTTGCTGG GTATTTATTGGAACAGAGTTTGTCGGTGGACAATCTCTTTGTTTTTGTTCTGGTCTTCAAGTATTTCAAAGTGCCAAAAGAATACCAG AATCGAATACTTTCTTATGGTATTGCTGGAGCTGTGGTCTTTCGGGCTGTGATGATCATCTTAGGAACAGCTAGCATCCAG AAATTTGAGGCGGTGAACTTGCTGTTGGCTGTGATCCTGTTATTCACTTCTTACAAG CTATTTGCTGAAGAAGAACAAGAATCTGATCTATCCGATAACTTCATTGTGAAAACATGCCAAAAGTTCATTCCAGTCACTG AATATTATGACGACGATCGGTTTTTCACAAATCAAGACGGTTTATGGAAA GCTACACCATTGCTCTTGACTTTGGCAGTGATTGAGCTAAGTGATATTGCTTTTGCT ATTGACTCAATACCAGCAGTTTTCGGCGTCACAAGGGATCCACTTATAATACTATCATCAAATATTTTTGCTATTTCTG GTTTGCGGCCACTCTATGTGCTCATTTCTGAAAGCATGAGTGAATTGGAGTATCTACAG CCTGCCATTGGTATTGTGTTGGGCTTCATAGGGACAAAGATGATCTTTGACTTCTTTG GTTATCATATACCAACAGAAGCTTCGCTTGCTGTAGTAACTACCTGTCTTAGTGGAGGCGTCATATTAAGTCTTAGGAAAGCATCAAAAGTTGAGGGGGACAAGTAG
- the LOC103635949 gene encoding thylakoid membrane protein TERC, chloroplastic isoform X3 yields MASAVGASTATRFLPRLPDPWRPRRARAALPPLTWRPPAVTVAAASPRPGEAEGRRRERTRRRRARGPGQEEGVSLSSEKETLNSTPRAQTNKDAEPEPVSSTTGKGSAIRRVTLVVLAAVLFGVSIALRDGAEKASEYFAGYLLEQSLSVDNLFVFVLVFKYFKVPKEYQNRILSYGIAGAVVFRAVMIILGTASIQKFEAVNLLLAVILLFTSYKATPLLLTLAVIELSDIAFAIDSIPAVFGVTRDPLIILSSNIFAISGLRPLYVLISESMSELEYLQPAIGIVLGFIGTKMIFDFFGYHIPTEASLAVVTTCLSGGVILSLRKASKVEGDK; encoded by the exons ATGGCTTCCGCGGTGGGCGCTTCGACCGCCACGCGGTTCCTCCCGCGGCTCCCGGACCCGTGGCGGCCGCGTCGTGCGCGCGCGGCGCTCCCGCCGCTCACGTGGCGGCCTCCCGCGGTCACGGTGGCCGCGGCGTCGCCCCGACCTGGGGAAGCGGAAGGTAGGCGGCGGGAGAGGACGCGGAGGCGGCGCGCCAGGGGGCCGGGGCAAGAGGAAGGCGTCTCGCTAAGCTCTG AAAAGGAGACGCTAAATTCTACTCCACGTGCTCAAACCAACAAGGATGCAGAGCCCGAACCGGTGTCCAGCACGACTGGGAAAGGTTCTGCCATTAGAAGGGTGACACTGGTG GTTCTCGCTGCAGTGCTTTTTGGAGTTAGCATTGCCTTGAGGGACGGGGCTGAGAAGGCATCGGAGTATTTTGCTGG GTATTTATTGGAACAGAGTTTGTCGGTGGACAATCTCTTTGTTTTTGTTCTGGTCTTCAAGTATTTCAAAGTGCCAAAAGAATACCAG AATCGAATACTTTCTTATGGTATTGCTGGAGCTGTGGTCTTTCGGGCTGTGATGATCATCTTAGGAACAGCTAGCATCCAG AAATTTGAGGCGGTGAACTTGCTGTTGGCTGTGATCCTGTTATTCACTTCTTACAAG GCTACACCATTGCTCTTGACTTTGGCAGTGATTGAGCTAAGTGATATTGCTTTTGCT ATTGACTCAATACCAGCAGTTTTCGGCGTCACAAGGGATCCACTTATAATACTATCATCAAATATTTTTGCTATTTCTG GTTTGCGGCCACTCTATGTGCTCATTTCTGAAAGCATGAGTGAATTGGAGTATCTACAG CCTGCCATTGGTATTGTGTTGGGCTTCATAGGGACAAAGATGATCTTTGACTTCTTTG GTTATCATATACCAACAGAAGCTTCGCTTGCTGTAGTAACTACCTGTCTTAGTGGAGGCGTCATATTAAGTCTTAGGAAAGCATCAAAAGTTGAGGGGGACAAGTAG
- the LOC103635951 gene encoding uncharacterized protein codes for MAIVRTGGGVRLPRLDGGAEASLEATEDEDEEEEGSRATPSHESDADGFSAEEENGGGGGDDEPEAEEEEEEFEEEEDEGDSGMGSDELDVAELGEPSTEMCQVGDQSMAVPLELYDLDGLGDVLSLHAWNDLLSDDERLRLAAFLPDMDQETFARTLVELLAGQNFHFGSPLADFLKRLKGGLCDPRVNLYRRGIRFVERRKHYYWLQSYHNSMVRRLREIKDCWKGREGYSLDERLRMLDTMKAKQQHQQQQQRKALDFTRRAGSETDSESRGSGEQVLARPKHDKSRQKKAGKLAKEKSKGLLRVGTPKGVDEDDMGGSGRDAVVALSELSRRGYDSGTHRGKLHRSIDGLYSESEDLGYERDSSRPRFPRPLPKPVKKELSTSCDVNLYANNYSDNHTASPYYYSRNLSANQGVTLAAAYDPPYFDTRRNARYLERDWVQGGKGVHINALMGDEMNLPAGNHTGNSDDWQKGQSAGDYRSRKDQAGYGLKVKSYKSIEKEVNDARVGSDPRSKISQAKVAGKSSRQLDRTGQKHWSNAVYGQSDETESDSSEKFEDGREAHYLERKPERHHSGYHRPAHGAKKSNKLAKVAKMNYPTADADLEPSQSKGFKGKVSETGYLRDVDVMMTGQISDVMKPLAASGERKRKGVANLDMRVYDNSDLHEVNEDANDSFRLAEYERLASRSGHAVQDSNGGYGGTERTSSSSKKAKGRVEVPSLDEHGEHLSSGPKVVENTGGSKKKSKKKPESSTTDAVILAEPAVAVPENNVIAAEPEKVEKPKKKYVPITPTIHTGFSFSVVHLLTAVKKAMVTPAEDTPPATATQPDGEEGKKWFNSGERSKTPHQEQSATDQTEQVLEGANASAVEQTVPINTPALTVQEIVNRIRANPGDPRILETQEPLQDLVRGVLKVLSSRTAPLGAKGWKALVAYEKSNKSWFWVGPAPSVSSYDDPDEETSAEAWSIPHKMLVKLVDAFSNWLKSGQETLKQIGSLPPPPPPNPANLDLKERFKELKAQKSLNTISPSSDEARTYFQREEFLRYSIPDRAFCYTAADGEKSIVAPLRRGGGKPTAKARGHPMLLPDRPPHVTILCLVRDAASRLPARTGTRADVCTLLRDSQYLNHEEANKEAAINQVVSGALDRLHYERDPCVLYDNDKKLWTYLHRGREEEDFEDDGTSSTKKWKRPRRDVSDAAEPGAANDDIDDDGAGTPPSNNVKKQKTTLSGEAANDEGNHPTQNPASGGLEGDSDLNAVPSSKFFEEPCGDAYIDARPDDGGPNSVDAKPGSTADDNTALPGNTGMDATTPP; via the coding sequence ATGGCGATCGTGAGGACCGGAGGCGGCGTCCGCCTCCCCAGGCTTGACGGCGGCGCGGAGGCCTCACTGGAGGCCACGGAGGACGAagacgaggaggaggaggggtCACGGGCAACGCCGTCGCATGAGTCCGATGCCGACGGCTTCTCCGCCGAGGAGGAGaacggcggaggaggaggagacgatgagccagaggcggaggaggaggaagaggagtTCGAGGAAGAGGAGGACGAGGGGGACTCGGGGATGGGCTCCGACGAGCTGGACGTTGCGGAGCTGGGCGAGCCCAGCACGGAGATGTGCCAGGTCGGGGACCAGAGCATGGCCGTGCCGTTGGAGCTCTACGACCTCGATGGTCTCGGTGACGTGCTCTCACTCCACGCCTGGAATGACCTGCTCAGCGATGACGAGCGTCTGCGCCTCGCCGCCTTCCTGCCCGATATGGACCAGGAGACCTTTGCGCGCACACTCGTCGAGCTCCTCGCGGGGCAAAACTTCCACTTCGGGAGCCCCCTCGCCGATTTCCTCAAGCGCCTCAAGGGCGGGCTGTGTGACCCGAGGGTCAATCTGTACCGCCGCGGCATTCGCTTCGTGGAGCGGCGCAAGCATTACTACTGGCTGCAGAGCTACCACAACTCCATGGTACGGAGGCTCCGGGAGATTAAGGATTGCTGGAAGGGCCGCGAGGGATACAGCCTTGATGAGAGGCTGAGGATGTTGGACACGATGAAGGCAAAGCAGCAGCACCAACAACAACAGCAGAGAAAAGCTCTAGATTTCACAAGGCGGGCTGGGTCGGAGACTGATTCAGAGAGCAGGGGATCTGGGGAACAGGTCTTAGCTCGACCCAAGCACGATAAGAGTAGGCAGAAGAAGGCAGGGAAGTTAGCGAAGGAGAAGTCGAAGGGGCTGTTGCGGGTGGGTACACCGAAAGGAGTGGATGAGGATGACATGGGAGGGTCTGGCCGTGATGCTGTGGTGGCACTCTCTGAGCTTTCTCGTCGAGGGTATGATTCTGGCACACATAGAGGGAAGCTTCACAGGAGCATAGATGGCCTTTACTCGGAGTCGGAGGACCTTGGATATGAAAGGGATTCGTCAAGACCTCGGTTTCCGAGGCCGCTTCCCAAGCCAGTGAAGAAGGAATTGTCTACGAGCTGTGATGTCAATCTGTATGCAAATAACTACAGTGATAACCATACTGCATCTCCTTACTACTACAGCAGGAATCTCAGTGCTAATCAGGGAGTCACCTTAGCAGCAGCATATGATCCTCCATATTTTGATACCAGAAGGAATGCAAGGTACTTGGAGAGAGACTGGGTGCAAGGTGGAAAAGGTGTGCACATTAACGCTTTAATGGGTGATGAGATGAACTTGCCAGCTGGTAATCACACTGGTAACTCAGATGACTGGCAGAAGGGGCAATCTGCAGGTGATTACAGGAGCAGGAAAGATCAAGCTGGCTATGGTCTGAAGGTTAAGTCCTATAAAAGTATTGAGAAAGAGGTTAATGATGCCCGTGTTGGTTCTGACCCTAGAAGCAAGATATCACAAGCGAAGGTGGCAGGTAAATCCAGTAGACAACTAGATAGGACTGGCCAGAAGCACTGGAGCAATGCTGTCTATGGTCAAAGTGACGAGACAGAATCTGATTCATCAGAAAAGTTTGAAGATGGCAGGGAAGCACATTATCTCGAGCGGAAGCCAGAGCGTCACCATTCTGGGTATCATAGACCAGCACATGGTGCCAAAAAATCAAACAAGCTTGCTAAAGTGGCCAAAATGAACTATCCTACTGCTGATGCAGATTTAGAACCTTCCCAGAGCAAAGGATTCAAAGGGAAGGTTTCAGAGACTGGTTATTTACGTGATGTGGATGTGATGATGACAGGACAGATTAGTGATGTCATGAAACCTCTAGCAGCAAGTGGTGAAAGGAAACGCAAAGGGGTGGCAAATTTGGACATGCGTGTTTATGATAACTCTGATCTGCATGAAGTCAATGAAGATGCAAATGACTCTTTCAGGTTGGCGGAATATGAAAGGCTTGCCAGTAGATCAGGCCATGCAGTCCAAGATTCTAATGGTGGTTATGGTGGTACTGAAAGAACCAGCTCTAGCTCCAAAAAAGCAAAAGGAAGAGTCGAAGTTCCTAGCCTGGATGAGCATGGTGAGCATTTGTCATCTGGCCCAAAGGTTGTTGAGAACACTGGTGGATCCAAGAAgaaaagcaaaaagaagccaGAGAGCAGCACCACAGATGCAGTTATTTTAGCAGAACCAGCTGTTGCTGTACCTGAAAATAATGTGATAGCTGCAGAGCCTGAGAAGGTTGAGAAGCCCAAGAAGAAGTATGTACCGATAACACCAACGATCCATACTGGTTTTTCATTCTCTGTTGTACATCTTTTAACTGCCGTAAAGAAGGCTATGGTCACTCCTGCTGAAGATACTCCTCCAGCCACAGCGACACAACCGGATGGAGAGGAGGGCAAAAAGTGGTTCAACAGTGGAGAGCGCAGCAAAACGCCCCATCAAGAACAAAGTGCAACAGATCAAACTGAACAGGTCCTTGAGGGTGCAAATGCCAGTGCTGTAGAACAGACTGTACCAATCAATACACCAGCGCTTACTGTTCAAGAGATTGTCAATCGAATTAGAGCAAATCCTGGAGATCCTAGGATACTTGAAACACAGGAGCCCCTCCAGGATTTAGTTCGAGGAGTATTAAAAGTACTTTCATCTAGAACAGCTCCTCTAGGCGCAAAGGGCTGGAAAGCACTAGTTGCCTATGAGAAGTCAAACAAAAGTTGGTTCTGGGTTGGTCCAGCACCTTCTGTTTCATCATATGATGACCCCGATGAAGAAACCTCTGCTGAAGCATGGAGTATACCACACAAGATGCTCGTTAAGTTGGTCGACGCATTTTCTAATTGGCTGAAAAGTGGTCAGGAAACCCTTAAGCAGATAGGTTCCCTCCCACCACCTCCACCGCCAAATCCTGCAAACTTGGATCTGAAGGAAAGGTTCAAGGAGCTTAAAGCGCAGAAGAGTCTGAACACAATAAGCCCGAGCTCAGATGAAGCGAGGACATATTTCCAGCGTGAGGAATTTCTGAGGTACTCAATACCTGATAGAGCATTCTGCTACACCGCTGCTGACGGGGAGAAGTCTATAGTTGCACCCTTGAGAAGAGGAGGTGGAAAGCCAACAGCGAAAGCGAGGGGCCACCCCATGCTCTTACCGGACAGGCCGCCGCACGTCACCATCCTGTGTCTCGTAAGGGATGCCGCGTCTAGGTTGCCTGCAAGGACTGGAACCAGAGCCGACGTCTGCACACTGCTCAGAGATTCACAGTACCTAAACCATGAAGAAGCCAACAAAGAGGCCGCAATTAATCAAgtcgtcagtggagctctcgaccGTCTGCATTACGAGCGCGACCCTTGCGTTCTGTATGACAACGACAAAAAGCTGTGGACCTATCTGCACAGGGGCAGGGAGGAGGAGGATTTCGAGGACGACGGCACGTCGTCTACAAAGAAATGGAAGAGGCCAAGGAGGGATGTCTCCGATGCTGCAGAGCCAGGTGCAGCGAATGATGATATCGACGACGATGGCGCTGGCACCCCTCCATCAAACAATGTGAAAAAACAGAAGACAACATTGTCAGGAGAAGCTGCCAACGATGAGGGAAATCATCCGACTCAGAATCCGGCTTCTGGTGGCCTGGAAGGTGATTCTGATCTCAATGCTGTTCCGTCTTCAAAATTTTTTGAAGAACCATGTGGAGATGCCTACATTGATGCAAGACCAGATGACGGTGGCCCAAATTCAGTAGATGCGAAACCGGGCAGCACAGCTGACGACAACACGGCACTCCCTGGGAACACCGGCATGGACGCTACCACCCCACCATGA